The following proteins are encoded in a genomic region of Spirochaetota bacterium:
- a CDS encoding DUF3795 domain-containing protein, producing MEGWNEDEFRNKYLMAPCGLYCGTCGVYIATRDNNEKFKGVMGGLYGTKPEDTECRGCMQPEPPEKLYGFCRICKIRQCVRSRDYYSCHQCGEWPCAMIKEFGFATGVRVMKRTIPVWRQKVAELGDEKGSVEWARYECGRYHCPSCGKPLFRGAQRCRACGRSVADELDGSPRQ from the coding sequence ATGGAAGGCTGGAACGAGGATGAATTCAGGAACAAATACCTGATGGCGCCGTGCGGCTTGTATTGCGGCACCTGCGGCGTGTACATAGCGACGCGTGACAATAATGAAAAGTTCAAGGGCGTCATGGGCGGCCTCTACGGTACAAAACCGGAAGATACCGAATGCCGGGGCTGCATGCAGCCGGAGCCGCCCGAAAAATTGTACGGCTTCTGCAGAATTTGCAAGATACGGCAGTGCGTGCGGTCCAGGGATTACTATTCCTGCCACCAGTGCGGGGAGTGGCCCTGCGCCATGATTAAAGAATTCGGATTCGCCACCGGCGTCAGGGTCATGAAAAGAACGATCCCGGTGTGGCGCCAGAAGGTCGCCGAGCTTGGCGATGAGAAGGGAAGCGTGGAATGGGCGCGATACGAGTGCGGCCGGTACCATTGTCCTTCATGCGGGAAGCCCCTCTTCCGGGGCGCCCAGAGATGCAGGGCCTGCGGCAGGTCCGTGGCTGACGAGCTGGACGGATCGCCCCGGCAGTGA
- a CDS encoding beta-lactamase family protein codes for MRSNKSLFAVIALAVLCTQCCSYYKNKNKSRTLALLLSAPPQSLDQAIDIARTVTKTKSISAMIIRGDGTAEGAVSNAADGTNPVTIDTRFSIGSCTKMFIAGSVFKLIEANKFSLDDTLQKLLYETGMLGDSHKSRINPSIRVKDLLYHRTGIRDYLADATYYTAVYASPNSAWDHIKTLSYVGSPDYTYDNANRGNNAFKYSNTNYILLGMVIEQATGIKVQESISEYFLSPLGLGSTYMAGVDPYPGLKSIPGNMAIGYEKDIFGNWVKSSAYITEDATAMYSSTWTCGNMVSTAGDMARWVKQYYQLQRSKGYLAADFFKAGAVSSDYFTERTFGCGIEYVRHRSGAELWGHTGTIMGFNSLVFHIPAKDLSVAVLINDHYPERWTILHIILEYVNAMP; via the coding sequence ATGCGATCAAACAAATCACTGTTCGCCGTTATCGCACTGGCGGTCCTCTGCACCCAGTGCTGCTCCTATTATAAAAACAAAAACAAGTCGCGCACCCTGGCCCTCCTTCTGTCGGCCCCGCCGCAGTCTCTGGACCAGGCCATCGACATTGCCCGTACCGTGACGAAAACAAAAAGCATTTCCGCCATGATCATCCGCGGCGACGGAACAGCGGAAGGCGCCGTTTCCAACGCGGCTGACGGGACCAATCCGGTAACCATTGATACGCGATTCAGCATCGGGAGCTGCACAAAGATGTTTATCGCCGGAAGCGTTTTCAAGTTGATAGAGGCGAACAAGTTCAGCCTTGACGACACGCTTCAAAAGCTCCTCTATGAAACGGGCATGCTCGGCGATTCGCATAAAAGCAGGATCAATCCATCCATACGAGTAAAGGACCTCCTGTATCACCGGACAGGGATCAGGGACTACCTGGCAGACGCAACGTATTACACCGCGGTTTACGCAAGCCCGAATTCGGCCTGGGATCATATCAAGACCCTGTCCTACGTCGGTTCTCCCGATTACACCTATGACAACGCCAACAGGGGAAATAACGCCTTCAAGTATTCGAATACGAATTATATTCTCCTCGGCATGGTTATCGAGCAGGCGACAGGGATAAAGGTCCAGGAGTCTATCTCGGAGTATTTCCTGTCCCCCCTCGGGCTGGGAAGCACCTATATGGCCGGCGTTGATCCGTACCCCGGATTGAAGTCCATCCCCGGCAACATGGCGATCGGATACGAGAAGGATATATTTGGAAACTGGGTCAAGTCCAGCGCCTATATCACGGAGGACGCAACGGCGATGTACTCATCGACCTGGACCTGCGGCAACATGGTCTCCACGGCCGGCGACATGGCGCGGTGGGTGAAGCAGTACTATCAGCTGCAGCGGTCCAAAGGGTATCTCGCCGCCGATTTTTTCAAGGCAGGCGCCGTCTCCTCGGATTATTTCACTGAACGGACCTTCGGGTGCGGGATCGAGTACGTGAGGCACCGGAGCGGCGCGGAGCTGTGGGGCCATACCGGCACCATCATGGGCTTCAACAGCCTCGTGTTTCACATTCCGGCGAAGGACCTCAGCGTGGCAGTGCTGATCAACGACCACTATCCCGAACGGTGGACCATACTGCACATCATCCTCGAATACGTCAACGCCATGCCATGA
- a CDS encoding MmcQ/YjbR family DNA-binding protein: protein MLTLRDIRAHCAAKKGSAEDFPFDFQTLVFKVGGKMYALTDIDAEELSINLKCDPYLSLELRSRYPQVTPGYHMNKKHWNTVLVDGAIPDGEILEMIDHSYSLVLGGLPKKVRESIAGL from the coding sequence ATGCTGACCCTCCGGGACATCAGGGCCCATTGCGCGGCAAAGAAAGGGAGCGCCGAGGATTTCCCCTTCGACTTCCAGACCCTCGTGTTCAAGGTGGGCGGAAAGATGTACGCTCTCACCGACATCGACGCGGAAGAACTATCGATCAACCTCAAGTGCGATCCCTACCTCTCCCTGGAGCTGCGGTCAAGGTATCCCCAGGTCACCCCGGGTTACCACATGAACAAGAAGCACTGGAACACCGTCCTTGTCGACGGCGCCATACCGGATGGGGAAATCCTGGAAATGATAGACCACTCCTACAGCCTTGTTCTCGGGGGGCTCCCTAAAAAAGTCCGCGAATCCATTGCCGGATTATAA
- a CDS encoding 4Fe-4S binding protein, whose product MKPKKHFLKWLYRRGAVMRPGMALLENLYRLGKIPLIRRMNPWMDPRKNEMTYIPINAGLAVGSAPLPPKIIHDFIDMTPYHVVSETCGCRLAQGCEHFPDTIGCLFMGPTALALSPGTMKRVSPEEAHRHVETAVSLGLTPVIGKIRVDNFIFLERDRGRLLSVCFCCHCCCMMGYFRHIHPRHLNEVMRPIEGLSIEVSGDCKGCGECLRYCRFGAITIRDGKAVHGDLCRGCGRCERYCPNGAVSIRLDNPRFHEDVLRRISSYVDVS is encoded by the coding sequence ATGAAGCCAAAGAAACATTTTCTGAAATGGCTCTACAGGCGCGGCGCGGTCATGCGTCCCGGCATGGCGCTCCTCGAAAACCTGTACCGCCTCGGAAAGATCCCGCTGATCCGCAGGATGAACCCCTGGATGGATCCGCGGAAGAACGAGATGACCTACATCCCCATCAATGCCGGCCTCGCCGTCGGGTCCGCTCCCCTGCCGCCGAAGATCATTCACGACTTCATCGACATGACGCCATACCACGTTGTGAGCGAGACCTGCGGGTGCCGCCTGGCCCAGGGGTGCGAGCACTTCCCGGACACCATCGGGTGCCTATTCATGGGCCCCACGGCCCTTGCACTATCCCCGGGCACCATGAAACGGGTATCGCCCGAGGAAGCCCATCGACACGTTGAGACCGCCGTTTCCCTGGGGCTCACGCCGGTCATCGGCAAGATCAGGGTGGACAATTTTATCTTCCTGGAGCGGGACCGGGGCCGGCTCCTCAGCGTGTGCTTCTGCTGCCATTGCTGCTGCATGATGGGCTACTTCCGTCATATCCACCCGCGCCATCTTAACGAGGTTATGAGGCCCATCGAGGGACTGTCCATAGAAGTCTCCGGCGACTGCAAAGGCTGCGGCGAATGCCTCCGGTACTGCCGCTTCGGGGCGATCACGATCAGGGACGGGAAGGCCGTCCATGGCGATCTCTGCCGCGGCTGCGGCAGGTGCGAGCGGTACTGTCCCAATGGCGCGGTTTCGATCAGGCTCGACAATCCCCGTTTCCATGAGGATGTTCTCCGGAGAATAAGCTCCTACGTGGACGTGTCATAG
- a CDS encoding 4Fe-4S dicluster domain-containing protein: MEIKRNNQVYENLAERINRFPQGAPPTALLFDILKVLFTEKEASLAAQLPLKPFTVEKAAAIWKTDAATARKNLDGLAAKALIVDLEINGRKEYALPPPMAGFFEFSMMRTRTDIDQKTLAELFYQYINVEEDFIKDLFVRGETKMVKVFVNESVLPETMAVEILDYERASETIKSASHRGISLCYCRHKMLHNGRACKAPLDICMTFGGTAASLIKNGFAREVGVSEGLDQLARAHDLNLVQCAENVRDDAAFICNCCGCCCEALIAARKFAFLRPVSTTNFLPCIDRGACTGCGKCVDACPVEAMALVSANDPARPKAKTALLNGEICLGCGVCARVCQSRSISMTARERRVITPATTAHRSVLMAIERGKLQDLIFDNRALFSHRAMAALFGAILRLPPAKRIMASRQMKSVYLERLLERFGPGKGPAPGSPEGRG, from the coding sequence ATGGAAATAAAAAGAAATAATCAAGTATACGAAAACCTCGCGGAGCGGATCAACCGCTTTCCCCAGGGAGCCCCGCCCACTGCCCTGCTGTTCGATATATTAAAGGTCCTTTTTACGGAAAAAGAGGCGTCCCTCGCGGCGCAGCTACCGCTCAAGCCCTTCACCGTGGAAAAGGCGGCGGCCATCTGGAAAACCGACGCGGCCACGGCACGGAAAAACCTGGACGGCCTGGCCGCCAAGGCGCTCATCGTCGACCTGGAGATCAACGGGAGAAAGGAGTATGCCCTGCCGCCCCCCATGGCGGGCTTCTTCGAGTTCTCCATGATGAGAACCAGGACGGACATCGACCAGAAGACCCTGGCGGAACTGTTCTATCAGTACATCAACGTCGAAGAGGACTTCATCAAGGATCTTTTCGTCAGGGGAGAGACCAAGATGGTAAAGGTCTTTGTCAACGAATCGGTGCTCCCCGAAACAATGGCGGTGGAGATCCTCGACTATGAACGGGCGAGCGAGACCATAAAGAGTGCTTCCCACAGGGGTATCAGCCTCTGCTACTGCAGGCACAAGATGCTCCACAACGGCCGCGCCTGCAAGGCGCCCCTCGACATCTGCATGACCTTCGGCGGGACCGCAGCGTCGCTGATAAAGAACGGCTTCGCCCGGGAGGTCGGCGTCAGCGAGGGCCTGGACCAGCTGGCCAGGGCCCATGACCTCAACCTGGTGCAGTGCGCGGAAAACGTAAGGGACGACGCGGCCTTCATCTGCAACTGCTGCGGCTGCTGCTGCGAGGCCCTTATCGCGGCCCGAAAATTCGCCTTCCTGAGGCCCGTCAGCACCACAAACTTCCTGCCGTGCATTGACCGGGGCGCCTGCACGGGCTGCGGCAAATGCGTCGACGCCTGCCCGGTGGAGGCCATGGCCCTGGTGTCGGCCAATGACCCGGCCAGGCCGAAGGCGAAGACCGCGCTTCTGAACGGCGAGATCTGCCTCGGGTGCGGGGTCTGCGCCAGGGTGTGCCAGTCCCGTTCCATATCCATGACGGCGCGGGAGCGGCGGGTCATCACCCCGGCGACGACGGCCCACCGGAGCGTCCTCATGGCCATCGAGCGGGGAAAGCTCCAGGACCTTATCTTCGATAACCGGGCCCTCTTCAGCCACCGGGCCATGGCGGCCCTTTTCGGTGCCATCCTCCGGCTCCCGCCGGCGAAGCGGATCATGGCGAGCAGGCAGATGAAATCGGTATACCTGGAACGGCTCCTTGAACGCTTCGGCCCGGGGAAAGGGCCGGCGCCCGGGTCCCCGGAGGGAAGAGGATGA
- a CDS encoding GNAT family N-acetyltransferase has product MNELFFKKAEIKDLPKIINLRLNLWKEVGKIKSDYEFNKMFEINYNYFESNLLSDTMIIYFYENQSTLEIVSIGMGAIIHKPPVNLDNPGLEGYIFNMNTKEEYRKKGYGTQIIKAIINFFKENNVSKASLISNENSYEWYEKNGFKGNNYYQEIFF; this is encoded by the coding sequence ATGAATGAATTATTTTTTAAAAAAGCGGAAATTAAAGATTTGCCGAAAATTATTAATTTACGGCTAAACTTGTGGAAAGAAGTTGGAAAAATTAAATCCGACTATGAATTTAATAAAATGTTTGAAATTAATTATAATTACTTTGAAAGTAATTTGCTATCAGATACAATGATAATTTATTTTTATGAAAATCAATCAACGTTAGAAATAGTATCGATTGGAATGGGTGCAATAATACATAAACCACCAGTCAACTTGGACAACCCTGGTTTAGAAGGTTATATATTCAACATGAACACAAAGGAGGAATACCGAAAAAAAGGATATGGAACACAAATAATTAAGGCAATAATAAATTTTTTTAAAGAAAACAATGTCAGCAAAGCAAGTCTGATTTCAAATGAAAATTCATACGAATGGTATGAGAAAAATGGATTTAAAGGAAATAATTACTATCAGGAAATTTTTTTTTAA
- a CDS encoding apolipoprotein N-acyltransferase, translated as MKRFIEHDLAIIPLLGLIQGLLTALSLEPFNAPLTAWLMPWPFFYLAGRYRSSAFRLILAGASCSLFFCVFTFYWVIDLFRNFAGLGLGPSMAAFVPFAFFFNLQIPAFVLLFGISLRRRFRPYLRPRWFTAALLALISDYCVPRLFPYTWGNFVAGNRWMAQMTDLVGIYGLTPILFGISYVMYRLARMAALALSEGIRTKSAPASLKTLIRPFAVKRLWPMPLLLVLCLSYGAIQIHRMTEIQKTLPSVRVAIINPNAPPEDEKLVNAAILNKLMFDTIPGLVAEAARASGGRLDLIVLPESAVPFMCAEDTEASRRMKEYSPDAELMAQLLAYNWNADIFLNEAAFRFVPDGRGGKEMAMFNSSVLYSRDGKRRDTYQKRRLLAFGEYMPGEGLLRHLGLKKAAQEIIGASRFSSGAVSNLIAYSVVNRDKPFQTADILGYESVRGTSPRDFEKKFPEGRAFSPDGYFLPLICFESILPDHVRSFFNNPDKRNPDFIVNITQDGWYGNTIETYQHFALARIRAIETRRALVRSVNNGAAGFIDMTGAYVTPLAGPVMTAPETKGFQVLDVPINREMLTVYTRFGDWWMVVPVGVMIFLLICKMAARRE; from the coding sequence ATGAAGAGATTTATTGAGCACGACCTGGCGATCATTCCCTTGCTCGGCCTGATCCAGGGCCTTCTCACTGCCCTGTCCCTCGAGCCTTTCAACGCTCCCCTCACGGCGTGGCTCATGCCGTGGCCCTTTTTCTACCTGGCCGGACGCTACCGGTCATCGGCTTTCCGGCTTATCCTGGCCGGCGCCTCATGCTCCCTCTTCTTTTGCGTGTTCACCTTTTACTGGGTCATAGATCTCTTCCGAAATTTCGCCGGGCTCGGCCTTGGGCCCTCCATGGCGGCCTTCGTGCCCTTCGCATTTTTCTTCAACCTGCAGATACCGGCCTTTGTCCTCCTCTTCGGAATTTCCCTCAGAAGGCGTTTCAGGCCATACCTGCGTCCCCGCTGGTTTACGGCGGCGCTCCTGGCCCTGATCTCCGATTACTGCGTCCCCCGTCTCTTCCCCTACACATGGGGCAACTTCGTCGCAGGGAACCGGTGGATGGCGCAGATGACGGACCTGGTGGGAATATACGGGCTCACGCCGATACTCTTCGGAATAAGCTATGTCATGTACCGCCTGGCGCGCATGGCAGCCCTTGCCCTTTCGGAGGGGATCCGGACAAAGTCCGCGCCCGCATCATTGAAGACGCTAATACGGCCCTTTGCCGTCAAGCGCCTCTGGCCCATGCCCCTCCTCCTGGTTCTCTGCCTTTCCTACGGAGCCATACAGATACACCGCATGACGGAGATACAGAAGACCCTGCCGTCGGTGCGGGTCGCCATTATCAATCCCAACGCCCCCCCCGAGGACGAGAAACTGGTCAACGCCGCAATCCTGAACAAGCTCATGTTCGACACCATTCCCGGCCTTGTCGCTGAAGCTGCCCGGGCCTCCGGGGGGCGCCTGGACCTGATCGTGCTCCCGGAATCGGCCGTTCCCTTCATGTGCGCCGAGGACACGGAGGCGAGCAGGCGCATGAAAGAATATTCGCCCGACGCGGAGCTCATGGCACAGCTCCTCGCCTACAACTGGAACGCGGACATCTTCCTTAACGAGGCCGCCTTCCGGTTTGTGCCGGACGGGCGCGGCGGAAAGGAAATGGCCATGTTCAATTCCTCGGTACTGTATTCCAGGGACGGGAAGCGCCGCGACACGTACCAGAAGAGAAGGCTTCTCGCCTTCGGCGAATACATGCCGGGCGAGGGCCTGCTTCGGCACCTGGGCCTTAAGAAAGCGGCGCAGGAGATCATCGGCGCGTCGAGGTTCAGCAGCGGGGCCGTATCGAACCTGATCGCCTACAGCGTCGTGAACAGGGATAAGCCCTTTCAAACAGCGGACATCCTCGGGTACGAATCAGTACGGGGCACAAGCCCCCGCGATTTCGAGAAGAAATTCCCCGAAGGCCGCGCCTTTTCGCCGGACGGATATTTTCTCCCCCTCATCTGCTTTGAATCGATCCTGCCGGACCATGTACGCTCCTTCTTCAATAACCCCGACAAGCGAAATCCCGATTTCATCGTCAATATAACCCAGGACGGGTGGTACGGGAACACCATCGAAACTTACCAGCACTTCGCCCTGGCCCGGATCCGCGCCATCGAGACCCGGAGGGCCCTGGTGCGGTCAGTGAACAACGGCGCGGCCGGCTTCATCGACATGACCGGCGCGTACGTTACTCCCCTCGCAGGCCCGGTCATGACCGCGCCGGAGACGAAGGGATTCCAGGTATTGGACGTGCCGATCAACCGTGAAATGTTAACGGTCTACACCAGGTTCGGGGACTGGTGGATGGTTGTTCCGGTCGGGGTGATGATTTTCCTGTTAATCTGTAAAATGGCGGCACGCAGAGAATAG
- the arfB gene encoding aminoacyl-tRNA hydrolase, giving the protein MVRISSRLSIPDDEITITASRSSGPGGQNVNKVSTKVTLRFSVDGSGRLTAEQKSRIREKLKNAMTRDGSIVIHEESQRSQAANRKRVLEKFAALIRKALVVPKKRVPTGVSRAQKEKRLDDKKIQGRKKKSRSHEEIY; this is encoded by the coding sequence ATGGTACGAATAAGCAGCCGCCTATCGATCCCCGACGATGAGATAACCATCACCGCATCGCGCTCTTCCGGGCCCGGGGGCCAGAACGTGAACAAGGTTTCGACCAAGGTGACCCTCAGGTTCAGCGTGGATGGATCGGGCCGCCTCACGGCGGAGCAGAAAAGCCGCATAAGGGAAAAATTGAAAAACGCCATGACACGGGACGGCTCCATCGTGATTCATGAGGAATCGCAGCGCTCACAGGCCGCGAACAGGAAGCGGGTTCTGGAAAAATTCGCGGCCCTTATACGGAAGGCCCTGGTTGTGCCGAAAAAACGCGTTCCCACCGGGGTAAGCCGGGCCCAGAAGGAAAAGAGGCTCGACGATAAAAAGATCCAGGGCAGGAAAAAGAAGAGCCGCAGCCATGAAGAGATTTATTGA
- a CDS encoding EFR1 family ferrodoxin (N-terminal region resembles flavodoxins. C-terminal ferrodoxin region binds two 4Fe-4S clusters.) gives MDTRRSFLLKSAGAAALIAVPGCAKESIKTPGNSMKTTKPKTALVLWYSQAGHTERNGRLIARTLEKLGLTVTALDIRECDESTMGRFDLIIMGTPVYYLDVPGNVREWLASVPSIEGTPVAAYSTFGGPGDNQYNTAWYLLELLAGKGGIPAGIATFGNMSTFAPTWSMGNEKRILKYRDRPNEEIYDKVREFAKQVLATVRSGAAPSITKEFYAGEFLRGSFQVKFTKAMITRHTIDKDTCTKCGICVEKCPVGAIDISGHTVNTKACIACIGCVNNCPVGAVEMNFLGTRVYGFKEFLKKHKITIREPEELRKKI, from the coding sequence ATGGATACAAGAAGGTCTTTCTTACTGAAAAGCGCCGGCGCCGCGGCATTGATCGCCGTGCCAGGATGCGCCAAAGAATCGATCAAGACCCCGGGGAACTCCATGAAAACCACGAAGCCGAAAACCGCCCTCGTCCTATGGTATAGCCAGGCCGGCCATACCGAGCGGAACGGCAGGCTCATCGCCAGGACCCTGGAAAAGCTCGGGTTGACCGTCACTGCCCTTGACATACGCGAATGCGACGAATCCACGATGGGACGTTTTGATCTCATCATCATGGGGACGCCCGTATATTATCTCGACGTCCCGGGAAATGTGAGGGAATGGCTAGCGTCGGTCCCATCGATTGAGGGAACCCCGGTGGCGGCCTATTCAACCTTCGGGGGACCGGGCGACAACCAGTACAACACGGCATGGTACCTCCTGGAGCTGCTGGCGGGAAAAGGCGGCATACCGGCCGGGATCGCGACGTTCGGGAATATGTCCACCTTCGCGCCCACCTGGTCCATGGGGAACGAAAAAAGAATACTCAAGTACAGGGACCGCCCCAACGAGGAGATATACGACAAGGTTCGTGAATTCGCAAAACAGGTACTGGCGACAGTCCGGAGCGGAGCCGCCCCATCCATCACGAAGGAATTCTACGCCGGCGAATTCCTCAGGGGATCCTTCCAGGTGAAATTCACCAAGGCCATGATAACCAGGCATACCATCGACAAGGACACATGCACCAAATGCGGGATATGCGTCGAAAAGTGTCCGGTGGGGGCGATCGATATATCAGGCCATACCGTGAACACAAAGGCCTGCATCGCCTGTATCGGCTGCGTCAACAACTGCCCGGTTGGGGCGGTTGAAATGAACTTCCTCGGCACCAGGGTCTATGGCTTCAAAGAATTTCTAAAAAAGCACAAAATAACCATCCGGGAGCCTGAGGAGCTCCGGAAAAAAATATAA
- a CDS encoding cyclic nucleotide-binding domain-containing protein: protein MNIYDFVHNVHTQQFKSGDVIFSQGEQCNGSMYFIFTGEVAIIKGLDKAQREVRRMRSGEFFGEMALIGSEPRAATVKVTSHEAKLGIIDEPIFYKLAKNSPEFLFALLKAAITRMVELDNALDEARRNEPQA, encoded by the coding sequence ATGAACATATATGATTTCGTACATAATGTTCACACCCAGCAATTCAAGTCGGGCGATGTGATCTTTTCGCAGGGCGAGCAGTGCAATGGCAGTATGTATTTCATATTCACCGGGGAGGTCGCCATCATAAAAGGCCTCGACAAGGCCCAGCGCGAAGTTCGCCGGATGCGAAGCGGGGAGTTTTTCGGAGAAATGGCCCTCATCGGCTCAGAGCCCCGGGCGGCCACGGTGAAGGTCACGTCCCATGAAGCCAAGCTGGGCATAATCGACGAGCCCATATTCTATAAGCTTGCCAAGAACAGCCCGGAATTTCTTTTTGCCCTTCTCAAGGCCGCTATCACGCGGATGGTCGAACTGGATAACGCGCTTGATGAAGCCCGGAGGAACGAGCCGCAGGCATGA
- a CDS encoding HDOD domain-containing protein, whose product MGGIDKKAINDLIRKRQPFSLSFKFADLNTIMTIDGIYAKILTAHDQLYLLNSVISIMREVTANAQKANAKRVYFIGTGLNIKDPGDYNKGMESFKSQIMQKPDEMSALLNKSDFTVTFNFGISDRGIRISVKNNAALLPRELERINLRLEAARKYQNLMEAFNDIEDPTEGAGLGIALVVVTLKNIGIDPALFKIESVAQSTAVTLEIPREIKPGGTVSVVKDRILKDITDLPPFPANIVRIMGLCDDQDSSLDVIAEGILSDPALTTSILKLSNSAAFVTAKRNETVNEAVKILGIKNIRSLIMASGARRILEERYSMYEEIWDHCTKVACYARLIAQKFHGQGAVEHASLAGLLHDLGKIILLSTDPATAKRIAEETKNRELITETFMEEIAIGISHSTIGGLVAEKWNFPGYLAEAIQCHHDPLKASPANEAVVNSVYLANMFCGIETRKYAFHYIYGSVLEKYQLSDEKAFKEYHEFLKKSYSSYQ is encoded by the coding sequence ATGGGCGGTATCGATAAAAAAGCAATTAACGATCTCATCAGGAAGCGGCAGCCTTTTTCCCTTTCCTTCAAGTTCGCCGATCTGAATACGATCATGACCATCGACGGTATCTACGCGAAGATTCTAACGGCCCATGACCAGCTTTATCTTCTCAACTCGGTCATCTCCATCATGAGGGAGGTGACGGCCAACGCCCAGAAGGCCAACGCCAAGAGGGTATATTTCATCGGCACCGGCCTCAATATCAAGGATCCCGGCGATTACAATAAAGGAATGGAATCATTTAAAAGCCAGATCATGCAGAAACCCGATGAAATGAGCGCCCTTCTCAATAAGAGCGACTTTACGGTCACTTTCAATTTCGGCATTTCCGACAGAGGCATCAGGATAAGCGTCAAAAACAACGCCGCGTTATTGCCCCGGGAGCTTGAGCGGATCAATCTCCGGCTTGAGGCGGCGCGCAAGTATCAAAACCTGATGGAGGCTTTTAACGATATCGAGGACCCGACCGAGGGGGCCGGGCTTGGAATAGCCCTTGTCGTGGTTACGTTGAAAAATATAGGGATCGACCCGGCTCTCTTTAAAATAGAGAGCGTGGCGCAGTCGACCGCCGTAACCCTGGAAATTCCGAGAGAGATCAAGCCGGGGGGCACCGTATCGGTCGTCAAGGATCGGATCCTCAAGGACATCACCGACCTGCCGCCGTTCCCGGCCAACATAGTCAGGATCATGGGGCTGTGCGACGACCAGGATTCCTCCCTTGACGTCATCGCGGAGGGCATCCTGTCGGATCCCGCCCTCACCACGAGCATTCTGAAATTGTCCAATTCCGCGGCCTTTGTCACGGCGAAGCGCAATGAAACCGTGAACGAAGCCGTCAAGATCCTGGGAATAAAGAACATCCGGTCCCTGATAATGGCGAGCGGCGCCCGCCGCATACTGGAAGAGCGCTACTCGATGTACGAGGAGATATGGGACCACTGCACAAAGGTCGCCTGTTACGCCAGGCTCATCGCCCAAAAATTCCACGGCCAGGGCGCCGTTGAGCACGCTTCCCTGGCGGGTCTCCTCCACGATCTCGGCAAGATCATCCTGTTATCCACGGACCCGGCGACGGCCAAGAGGATCGCCGAAGAAACAAAAAACAGGGAGCTGATCACGGAAACATTCATGGAGGAAATAGCCATCGGCATCAGCCATTCCACCATCGGCGGACTGGTGGCTGAAAAGTGGAATTTCCCCGGCTACCTGGCCGAGGCGATACAATGCCACCACGACCCTCTGAAAGCCTCCCCGGCTAACGAGGCGGTCGTAAATTCCGTATACCTGGCGAACATGTTCTGCGGCATTGAGACGAGAAAATACGCCTTCCATTATATATACGGAAGCGTTCTGGAAAAATACCAGCTTTCCGATGAAAAAGCCTTCAAAGAATACCATGAATTTTTAAAGAAATCCTACAGCTCCTATCAATAA